The following proteins are encoded in a genomic region of Cricetulus griseus strain 17A/GY chromosome 7, alternate assembly CriGri-PICRH-1.0, whole genome shotgun sequence:
- the Rab26 gene encoding ras-related protein Rab-26 isoform X2, whose protein sequence is MSRKKTPKSKGGSVPAASTLPTAANRPRLACPRTARPGPEALPNGPPQSGRPSLGGSGDFYDVAFKVMLVGDSGVGKTCLLVRFKDGAFLAGTFISTVGIDFRNKVLDVDGMKVKLQIWDTAGQERFRSVTHAYYRDAHALLLLYDITNKDSFDNIQAWLTEIQEYAQQDVVLMLLGNKVDSTQERVVKREDGEKLAKVSQNRVDDEGGLKAVTLGLPPFGQHPTGSSCLQEYGLPFMETSAKTGLNVDLAFTAIAKELKHRSIKAPSQPHFRLHDYVKKEGQGVSCCRL, encoded by the exons ATGTCCAGGAAGAAGACCCCCAAGAGTAAGGGGGGGAGTGTGCCTGCTGCCTCTACGTTGCCCACCGCCGCCAATCGACCCCGTCTGGCATGTCCCAGAACTGCGCGTCCCGGCCCAGAGGCGCTGCCCAACGGGCCCCCGCAGTCCGGCCGGCCCTCACTTGGTGGCTCTGGAGACTTCTACGACGTTGCTTTCAAG GTCATGCTGGTGGGGGATTCCGGTGTGGGGAAGACCTGCCTGCTTGTGCGCTTCAAGGATGGGGCTTTCCTGGCTGGTACCTTCATTTCCACTGTGGGCATCGACTTCCGG AATAAAGTTCTGGATGTGGATGGCATGAAAGTGAAGCTGCAG ATCTGGGACACAGCAGGTCAGGAGCGGTTCCGAAGTGTCACCCACGCCTACTACCGGGATGCTCATG CACTGTTGCTACTCTATGACATCACCAACAAGGACTCCTTCGACAACATTCAG GCCTGGTTGACAGAGATCCAGGAGTATGCCCAGCAGGACGTGGTGCTCATGCTGCTGGGGAACAAG GTCGACTCTACCCAAGAACGTGTGGTAAagagggaagatggggagaaacTAGCTAAGGTGAGTCAAAACAGGGTGGATGATGAGGGTGGCCTCAAGGCTGTAACACTTGGGCTGCCCCCGTTCGGCCAGCACCCTACTGGCAGCAGCTGTTTGCAGGAATATGGGCTGCCTTTCATGGAAACCAGCGCAAAGACTGGCCTCAACGTGGACTTGGCTTTCACTGCCATAGCAAA GGAGCTGAAACATCGATCCATAAAGGCTCCCAGCCAGCCGCACTTCAGACTGCACGACTATGTCAAGAAGGAGGGTCAAGGGGTTTCTTGCTGTCGTCTCTGA